The genomic region CTTCCAAAAGGTGTTATTTTTGACACAAAAGTAAATATATTTTTTCGTATGCCTACCGCTTTTAGTACTTTTGAAGTACACAAAGAAATTGTTTACTAAAAAGAAAAACTATGCCAATTACTATAATGGGCGATAAGGAATTTGAGAATGTTCCGTCAATAAATAGTAAAGCCCTTCGCATCAATTTGAATGAAAACATCTATGGGACGTTTTCAGAGATTGGTGCTGGCCAGGAAACCGTTCGTAACTTTTTTCGGGCTGGAGGCGCTTCAGGTACCATTGCAAAAGCGATGAGTGCCTATGACAAGGACTTTAGTGATGCGATATATGGAGTTGAGAATGACCGTCGTTACGTTACTGAAGCTCGTTTAAAGAAAATGCTTTCTCACGAAACAAGGCTCATCGAAGAAAGAATTTCAAGAGAAAAACATCCCAATAAATTATTTTTCACCTATGCCAATACTGTAGCAACTATAGATTTTGCTAAAAAATATAAAGGTCATGGTTGGGTTGGAATCAGATACCAGGTTGAACCAGGTGAAGATTACAATGAGATTCTACTACATGTTCGATTTCATGAAAATGATGCGAGACACCAACAAAACACACTTGGGATCCTTGGTGTAAACCTTATTTACGGTGCTTATTATAAATATGATAATCCTAAGAAACTTCTTAGATATCTATACGATCATATAGATAAGGATCAAATCGAGATCGATACAATTAACTTCTCCGGTCCAAAATTCGAAAAGGTAGATAACAGATTAATGAGTCTCCAGCTGGTAAAGAATGGAATGACCGAGGCGGTAATGTTTGGGCCAGATGGAAATAATGTTCTTCCCGCTAAGATCCTTTATAAAAAGAATATTCTCGCTTTAAGAGGTAGCTTTAGACCAGTAACGAAAGTTAATATGGATATGTATGAGCGGTCTAAAGAAATGTTCTTTAATGAAAGTAAGGTAAATAGAGAAAATACTGAGATCATTTTTGAGATCACCCTTTCCAACCTTAGGGCGGAAGGAGAGATCGATGAAAGAGATTTCATGGACCGTGCAGAACTGTTATGTTCTCTTGGACAAACCGTAATGATCTCAAATTTCCAGGAGTATTACAGGGTTGTTGAATACTTCTCTCGTTATTCCAAGCAAAGAATGGGTCTGACTATGGGTGTTCAAAACCTGGTAGATGTATTCGATGAGAAATACTATCGTCACCTAAGCGGTGGAATTCTTGAAGCTTTTGGTAAACTGTTCTTTAAAGATCTTAAGGTTTATCTATATCCATTGAAAGATCCTGAAACCGGTGAGATCACTACCAGTGAAAATGTAAAAGTACATCCTCGTATGAAGGAACTTTACAAATTCTTCAAATATAATGGACGTGTAGAAGACATCACCAATTACAATCCAGATATCATGGATATCTACTCTCGTGAAGTACTTAAAATGATTAGCGAAGGAAAAGATGGATGGGAAGATATGCTGCCTGAAAAAACTACGAAAATGATCAAGGAAAAGAATCTTTTCCATTATCAGGAACGTAAAGAAAAAGCTAAGACCGAGGAGGTTTAAGTCTAAAGAAATAAATGCATAAAAAAAGCTGTTCAATCGAACAGCTTTTTTTTATTCCTTAAGTTTAAAAGATTATTCCAGCCTGGTGATCTTGGCACCTATTCCCTGAAGTCTTTCAACTATATGTTCATAACCTCGATCTATCT from Gramella sp. MT6 harbors:
- a CDS encoding TonB-dependent receptor, with amino-acid sequence MPITIMGDKEFENVPSINSKALRINLNENIYGTFSEIGAGQETVRNFFRAGGASGTIAKAMSAYDKDFSDAIYGVENDRRYVTEARLKKMLSHETRLIEERISREKHPNKLFFTYANTVATIDFAKKYKGHGWVGIRYQVEPGEDYNEILLHVRFHENDARHQQNTLGILGVNLIYGAYYKYDNPKKLLRYLYDHIDKDQIEIDTINFSGPKFEKVDNRLMSLQLVKNGMTEAVMFGPDGNNVLPAKILYKKNILALRGSFRPVTKVNMDMYERSKEMFFNESKVNRENTEIIFEITLSNLRAEGEIDERDFMDRAELLCSLGQTVMISNFQEYYRVVEYFSRYSKQRMGLTMGVQNLVDVFDEKYYRHLSGGILEAFGKLFFKDLKVYLYPLKDPETGEITTSENVKVHPRMKELYKFFKYNGRVEDITNYNPDIMDIYSREVLKMISEGKDGWEDMLPEKTTKMIKEKNLFHYQERKEKAKTEEV